GTTTGGTTTGAACTGACGTAGCGTGCATCAATGACAGGGTCCCGACGCTCTGGGAATCGAACCCGGAGGCCAAAGAATTTGAATCGCCTGGGTACGAGATAAAGTAAAACGTGTTTTTGACAACAGCAATTGTTCCCATTATAGGAGGAGAAATTCGTCTCGTTTCCCGCCAAGGATGAATCCAAAAGTAGGTATGTCGGACTTGGTGACGGCCGGCTTCAACTTGTGACTCCGTCAATACCGTGGGGTAGCAGGAAAGGTAAATTGTGTATCGAAATGTGATTCTTGTGACTAGAGTGCGATAGCTTCTATGCCACCGTCATCAGTGTAATGAGGATATCAACATCTGGTGAGTTTCATCCTTCATGAAGAAATTTCCGCCGACGACATTTGAGCAGAGCACAAATTCCAAGCACGGAAAGGGTGAGATGGAATTGAGTTGCGAAATCGATTATGGGGCGGACGGGTTGACGTATTGTGTGAGATGTCAAAGACTAAGACCAGCACAAGAAATGGCCATGATTTTTAAAACGGGTTTTCATCAAGAAAACGGGTGGGATTATCCTCTTGCACTTTGTTCACACTGCGATTTCCAGAAGGTGGACGAAGGCGGGTTACTATCTAACTCTAATGTATGTTTGTGACACATCGCGTAGGGAAAATCGGGGCCCCATGAAGTCGGAAAACTGTATTTTTTGCATAGACAGAATCTGGCATCGGAACGAGCGTTGTATATGTGATACACCAGGTGAGCGGACTATCACTCGATACGTCTTTATCAAAGTCACTTTGATTATGCATATTTTTTGAAAATTTAAACTCCCATGATCACCCATGATGATAAGATGTGACATCTTTCATACGAATGTAGATCGACAGAAAGGGGAACGCGCGAACTCGCCTTTGTGGAGTTGGGGATATGTGGACCAAAACCAAAGGGAATTCTTTCGGTTTTCAATCCTGCAAAATGCGAAATTTCGATTGGGTCTGAAGAACGGTCAATATCTGACATCCTGGGGGGACTGCTTGATTGTAGATATGTCCGGGGGTGGGTGTCGCATCACGACACCCCTCATCGTACCTGTGCTCACGTTGAGGCTAAACCTGCATCTTCTATTGAAGAACAGGAATTCCCTTCACTCAGATATTGTATAGAAAAGAGATTGATGAGAAAAGAGATTTGTTTAAGTATGGACTGAGATGGGTTCGTTTGTCGGATAAATACAAGATACGTCGGTCGAGGCGCTGGTCTCACGGGAAATTCGACGAAGAAACAGACGAAGATAGAGCTATGTGGAGATTTGTTGTGAAAATAGGATGATAACCATCTATCTATCTTTGTGGCGAAATGTGGTAATCTCATAGTTTTTGTTCAATTATTGCGCGTTTGTAGGTGGGAACCACGTCAATGCTTTAGGTGACCTGGAAACAAGTTCAAGTTGAGTTCTGCCTATTGTTTGGGTGTCGTGTCCAAATTAGTGTCATGTTGTGAGCATGAATTTGAATTCTCTTCGGTAAATGGTAGGCCGGCATTCCAAAGTCTTGGGTTGCCGTCCGGATCACGTCTAGAACAACACTTCAATTTGCCATTGTCCCATCACCTTTCACGGGTGAGCAAGCATGTCGACACAACATCAGACAAGAGGACGAAAATTTTAGCTGTGAGCATAGCATCACAAAATCCTTGAAAAATGTTGAAAAATGTAGGATTATGTTGGCAAAGAGAATCGAGTAGAGCAGAATGTTTTATGGCAAACCAGTGGAAACACTGGGACGCAAAGCTACGGGTCTAAGGGTACGGAAGTATCTAGGATCGCCGGGTTGCCACAAGGGATCTTGGTAACAGGAGGGCGGCCCGAGAGATCACAGGGCTGCCTTTGTGCACCTTGGGGGAGAAAGGGTGAGAAATAATGAGGCACAAAATGGAATGCGTCCAAAAATGGCAAAAAAACCCTTCGGGGGGTATTATTATCCTAATTATCCAACAATACCCAATCTCCTAGCAACTTTCGCAGATAGGCTGGAACGACTCGATGTCGTATATCAACCTATAATCAATCATGCGGAAAACTCCATTTTTGCTTACGAAGCCCTAAGTCGGCCCCAGTACCAAGGCAGATTGATTCCCCCCGATCTATGGTTTCGCACCGCCTGTGAGAGCAACCTATCTGTCCAAGCCGACCTACTCGCTCTGTTTTCGAGTATAAAGCATTTCCGACGGACCTTACAAGGTGCGTCAACCTCTGCCGCACTTTTTGTGAATGTGATGCCGAGTAGTGTTGGGGAGAAGTCATTTCGTGAAGGAATTGAATTCCTATTTGAGGCAGGGCATTGTCGGCCCCAAGAACTGGTTTTGGAAATCATCGAATACGTTTCATACGATCCGTCCCAGATTGCGGAAATCCTCGAACCTCTGCGCGGGTTGGGGGTCCGTATTGCTTTGGACGATGTGGGTGTGGGGAGCACAAATCTTCTGGCGCTCGTAGAACTGGAACCTGATTTTATCAAGATCGATCGCTCCTTGATTCAGGGGATCTCCGCTTCTTGGACGAAGCAACGACTATTAAAGTACTTAACGGAATTTATGCAATGTGAGAATTCCGTGATCGCGGAGGGCGTGGAATATCGTGAGGATCTATTGGCGATTCGTGAGTGTGGTGTCCGGTTAAGTCAAGGGTACTATTGGTCTCCTCCTGTCACGGGGGATGACCACATGTTGCTGACCGTAGAGATTGAGAAACAGAGAGAAGCGCTCATCCAACTGGTGGAGAAAAAAGGTGGTATCTTGACGGACGACGACGTGGTGACAAAGAGTCAAGAACTCGACCTCTTACTCACACAACACTGTCGATTCCACCACCCATGGTAGTACTTGTATGGGACGGATTCCGGCCGTGTCACATGGCACACAGGAGTGGCAGCCCTATGCAAGTGTTTCGTGCATCAAACAGTGGTTTTTCAAATGTCGAATGTCTAGCGTGCGAAAACCTAAAACACAACCAGAGTTACCGATGGACTCTGAGATAGAGGTTCAGCCTGTGAAACATGGAACCGTATCTGTCATGGAGAATCAGATATCGATCACGGAGCCGGATGACGAGGGGGCGTTTGCCGCA
The Alicyclobacillus curvatus genome window above contains:
- a CDS encoding EAL domain-containing protein — protein: MAKKPFGGYYYPNYPTIPNLLATFADRLERLDVVYQPIINHAENSIFAYEALSRPQYQGRLIPPDLWFRTACESNLSVQADLLALFSSIKHFRRTLQGASTSAALFVNVMPSSVGEKSFREGIEFLFEAGHCRPQELVLEIIEYVSYDPSQIAEILEPLRGLGVRIALDDVGVGSTNLLALVELEPDFIKIDRSLIQGISASWTKQRLLKYLTEFMQCENSVIAEGVEYREDLLAIRECGVRLSQGYYWSPPVTGDDHMLLTVEIEKQREALIQLVEKKGGILTDDDVVTKSQELDLLLTQHCRFHHPW